GTGAGCCGCAGTCGCCGCGCGAGCACACCCCCCGACGCAGGATCGGCGGGGTCCGTGCTCATCGCGCCTCCAGGGCGTAGCCGACGCCGTGCACGGTCCGGATGAGGTCCGCGCCGAGCTTGCGCCGCAACGCCTTGATGTGACTGTCCACCGCGCGAGTTCCCGCGGCATCGGCCCAGTCCCACACTTCCTCGAGCAGCCGTTCGCGGGCCAGCACCACGCGCGGGCGGCGCGCCAGCCGGGCCAGCAGATCGAATTCGAGTGGCGTGAGCTGGGCTTCGACTTCGGCCCGCCAGACTCGGCGCTGGTCGATATCGATACGGAGGTCACCGACGGCGATCACCGTGCCGTCGCGATCGGCGGCCCGTTCCACCCGGCGCAGCAGCGCGTGCACCCGGGCGGTGAGCACCCGCAGCGAGAACGGTTTGGTCAGATAGTCGTCGGCGCCGACGCCGAGGCCGATCAGCTGGTCGGTCTCGTCGGTCCGCGCGGTCAACATCAGCACCGGCACCGGCCGCTCCGCCTGAATCCGGCGGCACACCTCGAGCCCGTCGAATCCGGGCAGCATCACGTCCAGCACGACGAGGTCGGGGGCCAGCGCCGCGGCCGCAGCGACCGCACCCGGGCCGTCGTGCGCCAGATCCACGGTGAATCCTTCGGCGCGCAACCGGGCTGCCACGGACTCCGCGATGGTGACCTCGTCATCGACCACCAGGATCCGCCGCAGCACCTGTCCCCCACCCGGTCCGTTCTGCTCCATGCTCGCAAACCCTAGCCACCGCCTGTGGAGAGCCGCCGCATCAAATGTGGAGATTCCGTGTGCGGCCGGGTGCGTGCCACGCCCGGATCGGATTCGGCACGACGCGCGAAGCCGGGTGGTGTTTTAGGCTGCGGACATGAATCCTCGCCTGCAATACAGGGATTGGCCTGGTGAGGCCGAGGGCCGCCTGGAGTGGTTGCGGGCCGACCTTTCCGACGATATCCCGCTGGACTTCCGCGACGGAACGACGTTGAACGAATTGGAGGCGGAGGTGCTGCGCCGGTTCGGCGAGGTGGCCGCACTGGACGCACCGGAGGTCGGGCCGTTCGTCGCCGGCGTCGCGACCTACCTGGGCGAACTGCTCATCCGGCGCACCGGTGCGCGCTGGAGCTGGCCGGTGCAACCGGCCGCCGGGGACCCGCCGACGCTGATGCTCACCGCCGATTTCGACTTCGAGGTCGTCTCGCCGTGGGACATCATCGCCGCGGCGGTACGGGACCGCACCGGCACCGCGTTCACCGCGTTC
This genomic stretch from Nocardia brasiliensis ATCC 700358 harbors:
- a CDS encoding response regulator transcription factor; this translates as MEQNGPGGGQVLRRILVVDDEVTIAESVAARLRAEGFTVDLAHDGPGAVAAAAALAPDLVVLDVMLPGFDGLEVCRRIQAERPVPVLMLTARTDETDQLIGLGVGADDYLTKPFSLRVLTARVHALLRRVERAADRDGTVIAVGDLRIDIDQRRVWRAEVEAQLTPLEFDLLARLARRPRVVLARERLLEEVWDWADAAGTRAVDSHIKALRRKLGADLIRTVHGVGYALEAR